Proteins encoded within one genomic window of Chitinophagales bacterium:
- the crtI gene encoding phytoene desaturase, with protein MNNKKIAIIGAGFSGLSAACYLARQGFSVTIFEKNKDTGGRARMFESEGFRFDMGPSWYWMPDVFDRFFGDFDKKTADYYDLVKLSPGFQIIFKGGEQFLMHNDAQELRQAFDNLEPGSGKKLEKFLKNAAYKYKISMTDLVFKPCHSVLEFIRWDIIREVFITNLFSPLANEVRALFKNEKLRQVVEFPVIFLGAMADKIPALYSIMNYAAMVQGTYYPQGGMVKIAEAMTALAHELGVEIVTNANIEKIEVNNGKAIGVKLNSNSLGFDAILSSADYHHTEMKLLDVPYRNYDESYWESRVFAPSSVLFYLGVNKKISKLLHHNLFFDTDYNAHARDIYENPNWTKEPLFYVCCPSKTDTTVAPENSENIFILIPHAIQLVENEAMVDHYFLNVIERLEKYTGESIKPHIVFKKQFTAKNFIEDYNSYKGNAYGLANTLMQTAFLKPKMKNKKVNNLFYTGQLTVPGPGVPPAIISGKIVANEIHKYFTT; from the coding sequence ATGAATAATAAAAAAATAGCCATCATAGGCGCAGGCTTTTCCGGACTCAGTGCTGCATGTTATCTAGCAAGGCAGGGCTTTAGCGTTACTATATTTGAGAAAAATAAAGACACAGGAGGACGTGCTAGGATGTTTGAATCTGAAGGCTTTAGATTCGATATGGGACCGAGCTGGTACTGGATGCCGGATGTATTTGATAGATTTTTTGGAGATTTTGATAAGAAAACAGCGGATTATTATGATTTGGTAAAGTTGTCACCTGGTTTTCAAATTATATTTAAGGGCGGTGAACAATTTCTGATGCATAATGATGCTCAAGAATTGCGTCAAGCATTTGATAATCTCGAGCCAGGTAGTGGAAAGAAGTTGGAAAAATTTCTCAAAAATGCAGCATATAAATATAAAATAAGCATGACAGATTTGGTTTTCAAACCTTGTCATAGTGTTCTTGAATTTATTCGCTGGGACATTATACGCGAAGTATTCATAACTAATCTATTTAGTCCATTAGCCAATGAAGTTCGTGCACTCTTTAAAAATGAGAAACTAAGACAGGTTGTAGAATTTCCTGTTATATTCTTAGGTGCTATGGCAGACAAAATTCCTGCCCTTTATAGTATTATGAACTATGCAGCCATGGTACAAGGCACCTACTATCCTCAGGGTGGTATGGTCAAGATCGCCGAAGCTATGACTGCTTTAGCTCACGAGCTAGGAGTAGAGATCGTAACCAATGCCAATATAGAAAAAATAGAAGTAAATAATGGTAAAGCCATTGGGGTTAAATTGAATTCTAACTCTCTTGGTTTTGATGCTATCTTATCTTCCGCAGACTACCACCATACTGAAATGAAACTATTGGATGTTCCGTATAGAAATTATGATGAATCTTACTGGGAATCCCGGGTTTTTGCACCATCTTCTGTTTTATTTTATTTAGGTGTAAATAAAAAAATATCAAAACTTTTGCACCATAATCTTTTTTTCGATACAGACTACAATGCCCATGCTAGGGATATCTATGAAAACCCTAATTGGACCAAAGAGCCTCTTTTCTATGTTTGTTGTCCTTCCAAGACAGATACTACTGTAGCTCCAGAAAACTCGGAGAACATATTTATACTAATCCCACACGCTATTCAATTAGTCGAAAATGAGGCTATGGTGGACCACTATTTTCTAAATGTCATAGAGCGTCTAGAGAAATACACGGGTGAATCCATCAAGCCTCATATTGTTTTCAAAAAACAATTCACTGCTAAAAATTTTATTGAAGATTATAATTCGTATAAAGGAAATGCTTATGGATTAGCAAACACACTTATGCAGACAGCATTTCTAAAACCAAAGATGAAAAATAAAAAAGTGAATAATCTTTTCTATACAGGTCAGCTCACCGTTCCAGGACCAGGAGTGCCACCGGCGATTATTTCTGGAAAAATAGTTGCCAATGAAATCCATAAATATTTCACAACATAA
- a CDS encoding phytoene/squalene synthase family protein has translation MNTTIQFNTLELTSPKSLYDEISLQASINITKKYSTSFSIGILCLDKSVRSAIYQIYGFVRVADEIVDSFHGYDKKTLLSEFEEETYRSIERKISTNPVLNSFQYVVNKYNIDHSLIKSFLNSMRMDLESKSHDKVSYDTYIYGSAEVVGLMCLYVFVNGDMTSYHRLRPMAMKLGSAFQKINFLRDIKEDSLHLGRVYFPNLDLSRFNNSTKETLIDEIELEFDLALEGIKLLPKTSRYGVYLAYVYYKGLTRKIKTMPAEVLLKKRASISNVKKLSMAVYTIFMRKFKISI, from the coding sequence ATGAACACTACGATTCAATTCAATACGCTAGAGCTTACCAGCCCTAAATCTTTATATGATGAGATTTCTTTGCAGGCTAGTATAAATATTACTAAAAAATATAGCACTAGTTTTTCTATTGGCATTCTATGTCTTGATAAATCCGTGCGCAGTGCCATATACCAGATATACGGCTTTGTGCGGGTAGCCGATGAAATAGTAGATAGCTTTCATGGGTATGATAAAAAAACTCTCTTGAGTGAATTCGAAGAAGAAACATATCGAAGTATTGAAAGAAAAATCTCTACGAATCCTGTTTTGAATAGTTTTCAGTATGTAGTCAATAAATATAATATCGACCATAGTTTGATAAAGAGTTTTCTGAATAGTATGCGCATGGATTTAGAATCCAAATCACATGATAAAGTTTCGTACGATACTTATATTTATGGTTCAGCAGAAGTTGTAGGGCTTATGTGTCTATATGTCTTCGTAAATGGAGACATGACCTCTTATCATAGACTGCGTCCTATGGCTATGAAGCTCGGCTCGGCTTTTCAGAAAATAAATTTCTTGCGAGATATTAAAGAGGATTCCCTTCATCTAGGCAGAGTATATTTCCCAAATCTAGATTTGAGTCGATTCAATAATAGCACGAAGGAAACACTAATTGATGAAATTGAACTGGAATTTGACTTGGCACTAGAAGGTATTAAGTTGCTTCCTAAAACTTCGCGCTATGGAGTCTATTTAGCTTATGTGTACTATAAAGGACTTACACGAAAAATAAAAACCATGCCAGCGGAAGTTTTATTAAAAAAGAGAGCAAGTATCTCCAATGTTAAAAAACTCTCTATGGCAGTTTATACTATTTTTATGCGAAAATTTAAAATCAGCATTTAA